The proteins below are encoded in one region of Rana temporaria chromosome 2, aRanTem1.1, whole genome shotgun sequence:
- the LOC120928090 gene encoding retinol dehydrogenase 7-like codes for MCILWLPLLVALGLILLYRWYRQSQILENLTDKYVFITGCDSGFGNLLAKQLDNRGMKVLAACLTETGAENLKKETSSRLRTRILDISDSKSVSSAAEWIASIVGNEGLWGLVNNAGFTTTFAPNEWQTKEDFSEVLNVNLLGTIDVTVRLLPLVRKARGRIVVVSSVCGRLAYVGGGYCPSKFGLEAFSDSLRREMRDFGVKVSIIEPGAFKTPACMMVDNYINNINRMWEKLPAHIKESYGEDYLKQCIEALEALPVVSSPKTYKVPDCMEHALTAVHPWTRYSPGWDSKLYYLPLSYLPTAISDYWLGQLAPKPASRTLVDEKK; via the exons ATGTGCATCCTGTGGCTCCCCCTGCTGGTGGCGTTGGGGTTGATTCTCCTGTACAGGTGGTACCGGCAGAGCCAGATACTGGAGAATCTCACCGACAAATATGTCTTCATCACCGGATGCGATTCTGGATTTGGGAACTTGCTGGCTAAGCAGCTGGACAATCGTGGGATGAAGGTCCTGGCTGCTTGTCTGACGGAGACGGGCGCCGAAAATCTGAAGAAAGAGACCTCCAGCCGACTGAGGACAAGAATCCTGGATATCAGCGACAGCAAAAGTGTCAGCTCTGCTGCCGAATGGATAGCAAGCATTGTTGGAAATGAag GGCTTTGGGGATTGGTGAACAACGCTGGTTTTACCACGACTTTTGCTCCCAACGAGTGGCAAACAAAAGAAGACTTCTCCGAGGTCCTGAATGTGAATCTTCTCGGGACGATCGATGTCACGGTGCGCTTGCTGCCTCTTGTCAGAAAAGCCCGGGGACGCATTGTCGTTGTATCCAGTGTCTGTGGGAGATTGGCTTATGTGGGTGGGGGATACTGTCCTTCAAAGTTTGGCCTGGAGGCTTTCTCGGACAGCCTAAG GAGGGAGATGCGTGATTTTGGTGTAAAGGTTTCTATCATTGAGCCGGGAGCGTTCAAGACCCCTGCGTGCATGATGGTGGATAATTATATTAATAACATAAACCGAATGTGGGAAAAACTTCCAGCGCATATTAAGGAGAGCTATGGAGAGGACTACCTCAAGCAAT GTATCGAGGCTCTGGAAGCATTACCAGTAGTATCCAGTCCAAAGACGTACAAAGTCCCAGATTGTATGGAGCACGCCCTGACGGCTGTCCACCCCTGGACCCGGTACTCACCCGGCTGGGACTCCAAGCTGTACTACCTCCCTCTATCCTACCTCCCTACTGCCATCTCCGACTATTGGTTGGGTCAGCTTGCTCCCAAACCTGCCTCTAGGACATTggttgatgaaaaaaaataa